TTTTAGCAAGCGGAACAGATGAAGACAGCGTAGTTACTGAAGCTAATGCTTTAGGTTATGGGAATTTATTTTCGGGTGGAATTAGAGGTTCAAAAGGAAATGAAATTGGTGATGCAAAAAAAATAGTTATAAATAGAATTATTGAAGAGGGAAATTGTAAAGGTGAAAATTTAATGGTAATTGGCGATGGTCCGGTTGAAATAATTGAAGGTAGGAAAGTTGGCTCTCTATGCATTGGTATTGCATCAGATGAAGTTAGAAGACATGGAATGAATTATAAGAAAAGAACACGTTTGATTAGAGCTGGTGCACATATTATTATTCCGGATTTTTCTCAACTCAATTATTTATTAAAAATTATATTCAAAAATTAAAATTGTATGAATAAAATTTTATTGCAGCATAATTGGAAATTAATTTCTTCGGATAAATTATCAAATTCAAATGGTAAAGAAATATCAACAAATAAAATTAATTGCGAAAATTGGTATGATGCAAAAATACCTTCAACTGTTTTGGCAACTTTAGTTGAAAATGGAGTTTATGAAAATCCTTATTTTGGTACAAATCTAAAAAATATTCCAACTGAACAATTTAAAATTCCTTGGTGGTACAGAACAGAATTTGACTTAGATGAATTTCAAAGAAATCAAAATATTCAAATAAATTTTGATGGAATTAATTACAGTGCAAATGTTTGGTTAAACGGTAATTTAATTGCCGATAAAAAAACTTTTTTTGGTGCTTACAGAAGATTTCAATTAAACATAAATGATTTTTTAAATGTTGGCAAAAACATTTTAGCAATTGAAGTTATTCCGCCCAAACCCGGTGATTTTACTATTGGATTTGTTGATTGGAATCCTAATCCACCGGATAATAATTTGGGAATTTTTAGAGAAATTTCACTGCAATTTAATAATGGAATTGAGATAAAAAATCCGTTTGTAGAAAGTGAAATTGATTTAACTAATTTGAAATTTGCTAATCTTAAAATTTCTTCAGAAGTTATAAATCATCTTAACAAAAAATCAAGTTGTGAATTAGTTGGACAAATTGGAAATATTAATTTCTCTCAAACTATAAATGTTGAAGCAAATCAATCTAAATTAATTATTTTCGATTCAAAAAATATCCCTCAATTAAATTTTGAAAATCCAAGAATTTGGTGGCCGAATAATTTAGGTGAACCAAATCTATATGAGTTAACTTTAAAAATAAATACCGATGAAAAAATTTCAGATGAAATTTCAACAAAATTTGGAATCAGAAAAATTGAAGATTACATAAACGAGGGCGGTCATCGCGGATTTAAAGTTAATGGACATAAATTATTGATTAGAGGTGCTGGTTGGACAGATGACTTATTTTTGCAAGATACTCATGAATCGTTAACCACGCAGATTCAGTATGTAAAAGATATGAATTTAAATTGCATTCGCTTGGAAGGGTTTTGGGGAAAGGATCAAAAACTTTATGAACTTTGTGATGAAAATGGAATTTTAATAATGATCGGCTGGAGCTGCCAATGGGAACATAAAGAATATTTGGGAAAAGAAGTTCATCCAAAGTACGGCGGTGTAATTGAAAAAGATGAGATTGAATTAATTGCACAATCTTGGGAAGATCAATTATTATGGCTGAGAAATCATCCTTCAATATTTGTATGGACAATTGGAAGTGACATGCTGCCTCATCCGGATTTAGAAAAAAGATATATTGAAACTTTTAACAAATATGATAAAACTCGTCCTTACTTAAATTCAACGGGTGGTGTTGGAAGTGATCAAGGCATTATAACTTCAACAGAAATAATAAGTGAAATTAGTGGATCATCAAGAGTAAAAATGCTCGGACCATATGCCTATACTCCGCCAATTTATTGGTACACAAATAAAAATTTAGGCGGTGCTTATGGATTTAATACTGAAACTTGTCCCGGCGCAAATGTTCCGCCAATAGAAAGTCTTAGAAAATTTATTCCCCAAAAAAATCTTTGGCCAATTGATGAAGTTTGGAATTATCATTGCGGTAAAAATTATTTTTCACATATTAATAGAACTCAAATTGCAATTGAAAAAAGATATGGCAAGCCAAAAAGTGTTGAAGATTTTGCTTACAAATCTCAAATGTTGAATTACGAATTAATGCGACCAATGTTTGAGGCTTTTCAGGTAAATCAAAAAAATGCCACTGGAATAATTCAATGGATGCTTAACTCGGCTTGGCCAGAATTGTATTGGCAATTATATGATACTTTCTTAATGCCGAACGGAGCTTATTTTGGTGCAAAAAAAGCTAATGAACCAATTAAGTTAATTTATAATTATGATGATGAAAATATTTATTTAGTAAATAATTCACTCAAAGATCTTGAGAATTATACAGCTGTTATAAAAATATTTGACATCAATTCAACACTAATCTTAAATGAAAAAATAAATGTTTCCATTGCTAGGGAATCAGTAATGAAAATTTTTACAATTCCTCAGAATTTAAATTTTACAGAAGTTAATTTCTTAGATATGAAACTTTTCGATAAATCAGAAAATGAAATATCGAATAATTTTTATTGGTTATCTATCCAAAAAGATATTTTGGATTATGAAGCAAAAGTTGAAGGATGGAATTATTATACTCCAAGCAAGCAATTTGCAGATTTTACCAAAATAGAAAATATGTCTAACGTATTGATAAATCTTGAATATATAATCATTGATGAAAATAAAATTTCGATAAATCTCGTTAACAAAAATAATGTAATTGCATTTTTTATTGAAATATTACTTTTTGATATTACCACAAGTGAAGTAATCTTACCAATTTTGTGGAGTGATAATTATATCAGCATTTTACCAAAAGAAAATAAATTGATTGAAGCAAAAATTTTAAAGAATCAAAAAAACGAAAATGTTGAAGTTAGACTTAAAGGTTGGAATTTAAAATAAATTTTTAAGTAAATAGGCGAGGAGAAAATGGCAATATTAGCAATAAATGGCGGCAATCCTGTTAGAAATATAAAAACAAATCCTTGGCCTGCATGGCCTGTTTGGGATAAAAATGAAGAACAAAGTTTGCTAGAAGTTTTACACAGTGGAATTTGGTCATATAATGGTCCAAAAGAAATTCAATTCAATAAAATGTTTGCAGAATTTACTGGAACAAAATATTGTATATCAGCAGCAAATGGAACAGTAACATTACAATTAGCGCTTGAATCTCTCGGAATTGGATTGGGCGATGAGGTCATTCTTCCCGGATTAACTTGGCAAGCTACTGCAGCAACTATCCTTGATGTAAATGCAACACCAATTCTTGTTGATGTTTGTGAAGATACTTGGTGTATTGACCCAAAAGAAATTGAAAAAGCAATCACTCCAAAAACAAAGGCTATTGTTCCGGTTCATCTTTATGGAAACTTTGCAGATATGGATGCAATTATGGAAATTGCAAAAAAATATAATCTTTACGTAATTGAAGATTGTGCTCATAAACATGGCGGTGAGTGGAAAGGTAAAAAAGCCGGAAGTATTGGCGATGTTGGAAGTTTTAGTTTTCAACTTTCAAAACATTTAACTGCTGGTGAAGGCGGAGCTTTAACAACTAATAATGAAGAATTAGCTGATAAATTAGATGGATTGAGAAATTGTGGAAGAAGACCGGAAAAAGAAGATTTGCAAAATACAGATAAGGGAGCGGGAGTTTATTTTGATGAAGGAAATTTTATACAATCCGGAAATTATAGAATTACCGAATTTCAAGCTGCAATATTAGTTGAGGGAATGAAACGACTTCCAGAACAGAATAAAAATAGAGATGAAAATGGCGTTTATATAAATTCTCTGCTAAAAAATATTCCCGGAATTTCACCAATGAGAAGAGATGAAAGAGAAACAAAAGTTGCATATTTTAATTTTACATTTAGATATATCAAAGATGAATTTAAAAATTTGCCGATTGAAAAATTTAGAAATGCATTGAGTTCTGAACTCGGAGTTTCCGTTGAACCTTGTTACGAGCCATTAAACAATGCACCTTTGTATGTCCCTCATACAAAACCTTCGCGACACAAATTAAACGATCAATATTGGAATGATATAAATCCGGCAAGATTTTCTTTACCAGTATGTGAAAAAATTTATAAAGAAATATCAGTTTGTTTTCATCATAAAATTTTAATGGGAACGAAAAAGGATATGGATTTAATTGTTGATGCAATTAAAAAGATTTATAATAATGTTGAAGAATTGAATTAGTGTTGGAAAAATGAAAAAAATAAAAATTGCGTTAATTGGTTGCGGATATATTTCGGAATACCATACAAGAGGTTTACAGCAATTAGAAAATGTGGAAATTGTTGGAGTTGTTGGTCTACCGATTGAATCAGCTAAAAATTTTGCAAAAAAATACGGTATAAAAAATTATTCAGATAATTATCAAGATTTTTTGAATGATAAAACTATTGATGCTGCAATAATTAGCACACCAAATAAATTTCATTCACCGTTTGCAATTGAATTTTTGAATCATGGAAAAGATGTTTTTATTGAAAAACCTATGGCAATTAATCCAATTGAAGGTGAAAAAATAAAAAATGCGGCAATTGAAAATAATAATCTTGTTATGGTTGGACATATGTGGAGATTTGATATTGAAGTGAATTTCATTAAGGATTTGGTTCAATCTGGTAAACTTGGAAAAATTATTAAAACGAAAGGCTATGGAATCCATGAAAATTGGGGACCTGAAGGTTGGTTTACAAATAAAGATTTAGCTGGCGGTGGTGCATTAGCGGATATGGGAGTTCATGCAATTGATACTGTAAGATTTATTCTTGGAGATCCCAAATCAAGAGAAGTTTATGCAAAAATTGGGACATATTTTGGGAATTATAATGTTGATGACAGCGGAATCATTATAATAACTTGGGAAAATGGAATCTCTTCAATAATTGAGAGTGGTTGGTGGCATCCGCATATGGATGGACCTGAAGCAAGCACGCAAATTTTCGGAACCGAA
The nucleotide sequence above comes from Ignavibacteriota bacterium. Encoded proteins:
- a CDS encoding glycoside hydrolase family 2, which produces MNKILLQHNWKLISSDKLSNSNGKEISTNKINCENWYDAKIPSTVLATLVENGVYENPYFGTNLKNIPTEQFKIPWWYRTEFDLDEFQRNQNIQINFDGINYSANVWLNGNLIADKKTFFGAYRRFQLNINDFLNVGKNILAIEVIPPKPGDFTIGFVDWNPNPPDNNLGIFREISLQFNNGIEIKNPFVESEIDLTNLKFANLKISSEVINHLNKKSSCELVGQIGNINFSQTINVEANQSKLIIFDSKNIPQLNFENPRIWWPNNLGEPNLYELTLKINTDEKISDEISTKFGIRKIEDYINEGGHRGFKVNGHKLLIRGAGWTDDLFLQDTHESLTTQIQYVKDMNLNCIRLEGFWGKDQKLYELCDENGILIMIGWSCQWEHKEYLGKEVHPKYGGVIEKDEIELIAQSWEDQLLWLRNHPSIFVWTIGSDMLPHPDLEKRYIETFNKYDKTRPYLNSTGGVGSDQGIITSTEIISEISGSSRVKMLGPYAYTPPIYWYTNKNLGGAYGFNTETCPGANVPPIESLRKFIPQKNLWPIDEVWNYHCGKNYFSHINRTQIAIEKRYGKPKSVEDFAYKSQMLNYELMRPMFEAFQVNQKNATGIIQWMLNSAWPELYWQLYDTFLMPNGAYFGAKKANEPIKLIYNYDDENIYLVNNSLKDLENYTAVIKIFDINSTLILNEKINVSIARESVMKIFTIPQNLNFTEVNFLDMKLFDKSENEISNNFYWLSIQKDILDYEAKVEGWNYYTPSKQFADFTKIENMSNVLINLEYIIIDENKISINLVNKNNVIAFFIEILLFDITTSEVILPILWSDNYISILPKENKLIEAKILKNQKNENVEVRLKGWNLK
- a CDS encoding DegT/DnrJ/EryC1/StrS family aminotransferase is translated as MAILAINGGNPVRNIKTNPWPAWPVWDKNEEQSLLEVLHSGIWSYNGPKEIQFNKMFAEFTGTKYCISAANGTVTLQLALESLGIGLGDEVILPGLTWQATAATILDVNATPILVDVCEDTWCIDPKEIEKAITPKTKAIVPVHLYGNFADMDAIMEIAKKYNLYVIEDCAHKHGGEWKGKKAGSIGDVGSFSFQLSKHLTAGEGGALTTNNEELADKLDGLRNCGRRPEKEDLQNTDKGAGVYFDEGNFIQSGNYRITEFQAAILVEGMKRLPEQNKNRDENGVYINSLLKNIPGISPMRRDERETKVAYFNFTFRYIKDEFKNLPIEKFRNALSSELGVSVEPCYEPLNNAPLYVPHTKPSRHKLNDQYWNDINPARFSLPVCEKIYKEISVCFHHKILMGTKKDMDLIVDAIKKIYNNVEELN
- a CDS encoding Gfo/Idh/MocA family oxidoreductase; amino-acid sequence: MKKIKIALIGCGYISEYHTRGLQQLENVEIVGVVGLPIESAKNFAKKYGIKNYSDNYQDFLNDKTIDAAIISTPNKFHSPFAIEFLNHGKDVFIEKPMAINPIEGEKIKNAAIENNNLVMVGHMWRFDIEVNFIKDLVQSGKLGKIIKTKGYGIHENWGPEGWFTNKDLAGGGALADMGVHAIDTVRFILGDPKSREVYAKIGTYFGNYNVDDSGIIIITWENGISSIIESGWWHPHMDGPEASTQIFGTEGYASLFPTIVKMKSGEIIEVPKTEKSEHCDQTIYSEQMKNFVESIIFNKRPNPGILEGQEVIKIVDAAYNSANSGKVIHL